From the genome of Bacteroidota bacterium:
ACTAATGAAAATTCCGCCTGCTGTCTGTCCGCTTCTTTCATCTGCGATTTCAAACTCCGTGCAAGCAGATCGTATTCCGAAGCAATTCCGTTTGACCGCAGATTCATCGTGGTTTTGAGAACCCATTCGCGTGCAGATTCATCTGCTGCCGCGATGAAGATTTTTGGATTAAGTTTCGGCGGTTGAAATCCTTTTTTTTCCAGGATCATCATCAACCGTTCCAACCCGGCTGCAAAACCGACGCTGGGTGTTTGTTTCCCGCCAAGCTCCTTCACTAACAGATCGTACCGTCCGCCGCCCGCAAGAGCATCCTGCGAACCAAGTTCGGTACTGGTGATCTCAAAAGCTGTCTTTGTATAATAATCTAATCCTCGTACCAATCGTCCATTTACGGTGAATGGAATTCCATATGCTGTGAGAAGCGATTTTACTTTTTCAAAATGCTTGGAACACTCTTCATTCAAATGATCGGTGATGAGAGGCATCGATGCCGTGAGTTTCTGATCGTTTTCATCTTTAGAATCGAGAACGCGCATTGGATTCTGATTAATCCGTTTTTGACTTTCAAAAGAAAGTTTGTCGGCGATCTTTTTCAGTTCTTCGCGAAGGATCTCTTTATATTTCGGGCGGCATTCTTCGTCACCGACGGAGTTGATCTGTAAAGAATAATTCGTGATTCCCAGTCTCTTATAGATCTCGATCGTCATCGCGATGATCTCTACATCGGTTTCCGGTGTCGGCGATCCGATTGCTTCTGCACCGAACTGATGGAATTGTCGAAGTCTGCCTGCCTGCGGACGTTCCTGACGAAACATCGGACCGATATAATAGACTTTGGAAAGCGGCAGCGATTCGCCAAGATTATTTTGAATGTAAGCGCGGATAGCAGATGCTGTTCCTTCAGGGCGAAGCGTGATGCTGTCACCGCTTCTATCTTGAAATGTGTACATTTCTTTTCCGACAATATCCGTCAATTCACCGATGCTTCTGGCAAAGAGGGATGTCGATTCAAAAATTGGTGTCCGGATCTCTTTGTAGTTGAATTGTTGAAATACTTCACGGATCGTCGATTCGACGAACTGCCACAATGACGATTCGGAAGGAAGAATATCTTTTGTGCCTTTGATTGAACGGTAATTCACAGGATACAGTATAGTAATGAGAAGAGGGTCTTCGGGCGTTGTGATGCAATAAGAA
Proteins encoded in this window:
- the hisS gene encoding histidine--tRNA ligase, with protein sequence MNYRSIKGTKDILPSESSLWQFVESTIREVFQQFNYKEIRTPIFESTSLFARSIGELTDIVGKEMYTFQDRSGDSITLRPEGTASAIRAYIQNNLGESLPLSKVYYIGPMFRQERPQAGRLRQFHQFGAEAIGSPTPETDVEIIAMTIEIYKRLGITNYSLQINSVGDEECRPKYKEILREELKKIADKLSFESQKRINQNPMRVLDSKDENDQKLTASMPLITDHLNEECSKHFEKVKSLLTAYGIPFTVNGRLVRGLDYYTKTAFEITSTELGSQDALAGGGRYDLLVKELGGKQTPSVGFAAGLERLMMILEKKGFQPPKLNPKIFIAAADESAREWVLKTTMNLRSNGIASEYDLLARSLKSQMKEADRQQAEFSLVVGTMELKSGKALLKNLTDHTQQDILLSEIVGFFKK